A single region of the Neotabrizicola shimadae genome encodes:
- a CDS encoding NAD-dependent succinate-semialdehyde dehydrogenase, protein MTELHRFDLRARLSDASLLREAALVGSRWIAASKSGLAVTNPSTGAVIGHVPDLTPADAEEAIAAAALAQKAWAARTAKDRGQVLRRWYDLMMAHQDDLAAILTAEQGKPLPEAKGEIAYGASFIDWFAEEARRAYGDIVPGHAPDKRILVLKQPIGVVAAITPWNFPNAMITRKAGPAFAAGCAMVLKPASQTPFSAIALAVLAERAGLPAGLFSVLTGSARVLGAVLTASPVVRKLTFTGSTEVGAQLYAQCAPTIKRLGLELGGNAPFIVFDDADVDAAVEGAIIAKFRNNGQTCVCANRIYVQAGVYDVFAEKLAARLSTLQTGDGFAPGVTFGPLIDGKAVQKVAEHIADATAKGASVRLGGRPHALGGTFWEPTVLTGVTADMAVAREETFGPVAPLFRFETEAEVVAAANDTEFGLASYLYTRDLACSFRVSEALEYGMVGVNTGLVSTAEAPFGGVKSSGLGREGSRHGLDDFLELKYLCLGGIE, encoded by the coding sequence ATGACCGAGCTTCACCGTTTCGACCTGCGCGCCCGCCTGTCCGATGCCTCGCTGTTGCGCGAGGCCGCGCTGGTCGGTTCGCGGTGGATCGCGGCCAGCAAGAGCGGCCTTGCCGTGACCAACCCCTCGACCGGCGCCGTGATCGGCCATGTGCCCGACCTGACGCCGGCCGATGCGGAAGAGGCGATTGCCGCCGCGGCACTGGCGCAAAAGGCTTGGGCTGCGCGAACGGCCAAGGATCGCGGGCAGGTGCTGCGGCGCTGGTACGATCTGATGATGGCGCATCAGGACGACCTCGCCGCCATCCTGACCGCCGAACAGGGCAAGCCGCTGCCCGAGGCGAAGGGCGAGATTGCCTATGGAGCCAGCTTCATCGACTGGTTCGCCGAAGAGGCGCGCCGCGCCTATGGCGACATCGTGCCGGGCCATGCGCCCGACAAGCGCATCCTTGTGCTGAAACAGCCGATCGGTGTGGTGGCCGCCATCACACCCTGGAACTTTCCCAATGCGATGATCACCCGCAAGGCAGGCCCGGCCTTCGCGGCGGGCTGCGCAATGGTGCTGAAACCCGCCTCGCAGACCCCGTTCTCGGCCATCGCGCTGGCGGTGCTGGCCGAACGCGCGGGCCTGCCCGCCGGGCTGTTTTCGGTGCTGACGGGCTCGGCCCGCGTGCTTGGGGCGGTGCTGACCGCCAGCCCGGTGGTGCGCAAACTGACCTTCACAGGCAGCACCGAGGTGGGCGCGCAGCTTTACGCGCAATGCGCACCGACGATCAAGAGACTGGGGCTGGAACTGGGCGGCAACGCGCCCTTCATCGTGTTTGACGATGCCGATGTGGATGCCGCCGTCGAAGGCGCGATCATAGCCAAGTTCCGCAACAACGGCCAGACCTGCGTCTGCGCCAACCGCATCTATGTGCAGGCCGGGGTCTATGACGTCTTTGCCGAAAAGCTGGCGGCGCGTCTTTCCACGCTGCAAACCGGGGACGGTTTTGCCCCCGGCGTGACCTTCGGCCCGCTGATCGACGGCAAGGCGGTTCAGAAGGTCGCCGAACACATCGCGGATGCCACGGCCAAAGGGGCCAGTGTCAGGCTTGGCGGCCGCCCCCATGCCCTTGGCGGCACCTTCTGGGAGCCCACCGTCTTGACCGGCGTCACCGCCGACATGGCGGTGGCCCGCGAGGAAACCTTCGGCCCGGTCGCGCCGCTCTTCCGGTTCGAAACGGAGGCCGAGGTCGTGGCCGCCGCCAATGATACCGAATTCGGTCTGGCTTCATACCTCTACACCCGCGATCTGGCCTGCAGCTTCCGTGTGTCCGAGGCGCTGGAGTACGGCATGGTCGGGGTGAACACCGGCCTTGTCAGCACCGCCGAGGCACCCTTCGGCGGCGTCAAGTCCTCGGGCCTCGGGCGCGAAGGGTCGCGCCACGGGCTCGATGACTTCCTGGAACTGAAATACCTTTGCCTTGGGGGCATCGAATGA
- a CDS encoding DUF3500 domain-containing protein has protein sequence MTSADHRDYLLPATEPRIARSHGLDPLSYSQPILATARATALKAEWTRLYEEPYRGITQDGTVETGLYRLADEGFDVAQAVAAAETFLATLTEDQRTRVCHPVDAPQWRGWYNPEIVFNTEGVRLEDMAEQSRSAFMALLAACTSDRGFRKLRQLMLANLYLGELYDLRNIMNEWSYHVLVYGTPSLTAPWGFNLYGHHIGYNCLIVGRQMVISPTFMGTEPNEIALQSGERFALFKEEERKGLALMQSLPEALQDRATIFKLMEDPAMPAWRFNFADQRHLGGAFQDNRVIPLEGVCVAEFSKAQKAALLDLCETFHEHWPDGPRAAHMARISAHLDRTWFSWIGGHGDDDPFYFHIHSPVVMIEFDHHSGMWLSNTDPAKFHIHIITRLPNGNDYGKALVAEWMARQAG, from the coding sequence ATGACCAGCGCCGACCATCGCGACTATCTGCTGCCGGCGACCGAGCCGCGGATCGCCCGGTCGCACGGGCTGGACCCGCTGAGCTATTCGCAGCCGATCCTGGCCACGGCGCGCGCCACGGCGCTGAAGGCCGAATGGACGCGGCTTTACGAGGAACCCTATCGCGGCATCACCCAGGACGGCACGGTTGAGACCGGGCTTTACCGGCTGGCCGACGAGGGATTTGACGTGGCCCAGGCCGTGGCGGCGGCCGAGACCTTCCTGGCGACCCTGACAGAAGACCAGCGCACCCGCGTCTGCCACCCGGTCGACGCGCCGCAATGGCGCGGCTGGTACAATCCGGAAATCGTCTTCAACACCGAAGGGGTGAGACTTGAAGACATGGCGGAGCAGTCGCGTTCGGCCTTCATGGCGCTTCTGGCGGCCTGCACCTCGGACCGTGGGTTCCGGAAGCTGCGGCAGCTGATGCTGGCCAACCTGTACCTGGGCGAGCTGTACGACCTTCGCAACATCATGAACGAATGGTCATATCACGTCCTCGTCTACGGCACGCCCTCGCTGACGGCGCCCTGGGGCTTCAACCTTTACGGCCATCACATCGGCTACAACTGCCTGATCGTCGGTCGGCAAATGGTGATCTCGCCCACCTTCATGGGGACCGAGCCGAACGAGATCGCGCTGCAAAGCGGAGAGCGTTTCGCGCTGTTCAAGGAGGAAGAGCGCAAGGGCCTGGCGCTGATGCAATCGCTGCCAGAAGCGCTGCAGGACAGGGCCACGATCTTCAAGCTGATGGAAGACCCGGCCATGCCGGCCTGGCGCTTCAACTTTGCGGACCAGCGACACTTGGGCGGAGCCTTCCAGGACAACCGCGTGATCCCCCTGGAAGGGGTTTGCGTGGCCGAGTTTTCCAAAGCGCAGAAGGCCGCTCTGCTGGACCTGTGCGAGACCTTCCACGAACACTGGCCCGATGGCCCGCGCGCCGCGCATATGGCCCGGATCTCGGCTCATTTGGACCGCACCTGGTTCAGCTGGATCGGCGGGCATGGCGACGACGATCCGTTCTACTTCCACATCCACTCGCCCGTAGTGATGATCGAGTTTGACCATCATTCGGGGATGTGGCTGTCGAACACCGACCCGGCCAAGTTCCACATCCACATCATCACCCGCCTGCCGAACGGCAACGATTACGGCAAGGCGCTGGTGGCCGAGTGGATGGCACGCCAAGCCGGTTGA
- a CDS encoding GntR family transcriptional regulator: MAGSRTAEVYEALKEELLNGDHAPGSKLAIEALALRFGVSPGAVRESLSRLTSDRLVEALPQRGFLVAPISQDDLTDLTEVRIDIETRCLRRSIERGTLEWEARLLSTWHQVSHVGDSPQGRAHPDWPRLHAQLHDDLVAACGSPWWLRLREVLYMQAERYRRLILPRAQAARDINAEHRAIVERTLARDADAAVAALADHMQRTAQDLLEAGPRGFERRMPRGAAMGKGITDGAKG; this comes from the coding sequence ATGGCGGGCAGCCGGACAGCCGAGGTCTACGAGGCGCTGAAGGAAGAGCTTCTGAACGGCGACCACGCGCCGGGATCGAAGCTCGCCATCGAGGCGCTGGCGCTGCGCTTTGGCGTCTCGCCTGGCGCGGTGCGTGAATCGCTGTCGCGCCTGACCTCGGATCGCCTGGTCGAAGCCCTGCCGCAGCGGGGCTTTCTGGTGGCGCCCATCTCGCAGGACGACCTGACAGACCTGACCGAGGTCCGCATCGACATCGAGACCCGCTGCCTGCGCCGGTCTATCGAACGCGGGACGCTGGAATGGGAAGCGCGGCTTCTGTCCACCTGGCACCAGGTGTCGCATGTGGGCGACTCGCCGCAGGGCAGGGCGCATCCCGACTGGCCGCGCCTGCATGCGCAATTGCACGACGACCTTGTCGCCGCCTGCGGCAGCCCCTGGTGGCTTCGCCTGCGCGAGGTTCTCTACATGCAGGCCGAACGCTACCGGCGGCTGATCCTGCCGCGCGCCCAGGCGGCCCGCGATATTAATGCAGAACACCGCGCCATTGTCGAACGCACGCTGGCGCGCGACGCCGATGCTGCCGTGGCCGCCCTGGCGGACCACATGCAACGCACCGCCCAGGATCTGCTTGAAGCCGGTCCGCGTGGATTTGAACGGAGGATGCCGCGGGGGGCGGCAATGGGGAAGGGAATCACAGATGGCGCAAAAGGATGA
- a CDS encoding IclR family transcriptional regulator translates to MAQKDEGNSRSEASGTQCIHRSFAVVRMLASGASEGEKLVDIAARLNLSHPTAHRILKALESEGIVERARGSRRYQIGAEAAWLGLAAYSRFPITRLATPTLDRLVEAIGDSVFLAVPSHNDSVYADRRFGAYPVQARRVAIGARRPLGVSVAGRAMLGFMKDERVEAVLRDNADRYGDWRCSEQQILSGAEEVRKQGFLCSDSLVNAERRVLAVPVRDVVGQPVAALSIIAARPRLGGERMSRLVPLLRDAAREISAAVHRQTMVA, encoded by the coding sequence ATGGCGCAAAAGGATGAAGGCAACTCCCGCAGCGAGGCGTCGGGAACGCAGTGCATCCACCGCTCTTTCGCGGTGGTGCGGATGCTCGCTTCGGGCGCGTCCGAAGGCGAGAAACTGGTAGACATCGCCGCGCGGCTCAACCTGTCGCATCCGACGGCACACCGCATCCTGAAGGCGCTGGAATCGGAAGGCATCGTCGAACGCGCCCGCGGTTCGCGGCGCTACCAGATCGGCGCCGAGGCGGCTTGGCTGGGGCTGGCGGCCTACAGCCGGTTTCCCATCACCCGGCTGGCTACGCCTACGCTTGACCGGCTGGTCGAGGCCATCGGCGATTCCGTCTTTCTGGCCGTGCCGTCGCACAACGATTCCGTCTATGCCGACCGTCGCTTCGGCGCCTATCCGGTCCAGGCCCGCCGCGTCGCCATCGGCGCGCGCCGGCCGCTTGGCGTCTCGGTCGCGGGCCGGGCGATGCTGGGCTTCATGAAGGACGAACGGGTCGAAGCGGTGCTGCGCGACAATGCCGACCGCTACGGCGACTGGCGCTGCAGCGAACAGCAGATCCTGTCCGGGGCCGAAGAAGTCCGCAAACAGGGCTTCCTGTGTTCCGACAGCCTGGTGAACGCCGAACGCCGCGTCCTTGCGGTGCCGGTTCGCGATGTCGTGGGCCAGCCCGTCGCTGCGCTGTCCATCATCGCGGCACGTCCCCGTCTGGGGGGCGAACGGATGTCGCGCCTTGTGCCTCTGTTGCGCGACGCCGCGCGCGAGATCAGCGCGGCTGTCCACCGGCAGACGATGGTCGCCTGA
- the hpaD gene encoding 3,4-dihydroxyphenylacetate 2,3-dioxygenase has protein sequence MKLPAPVLNPPFNITRASHVVLTVQDIDASKAFYTDLVGLITTAEDSQTVWMRGREEACHHSLVLRKGTTPDCQRIGLRVQTDDDILKAKDYFDSIGTAAEIVEVEHQGKTLHVTDAIGMPVELTASMPVQPRLFMSYDRYHGASAQRLDHWQIQAQDVRRAHDFWHPLGFRASEYTYSIDDGVENLWGVWLQRKGNPHDLVFTNGPGPRLHHFAYLLRDAHDLVHACDVAGAMGLGQRLERGPGRHGISGAMFIYFRDPDGHRIEMFNTHYQCIDLEDPIGWDLKDPRRADQWGLPAQAKWFNEATTFAGTPPSPPSLSSPLPTLERFLGLA, from the coding sequence ATGAAACTTCCCGCCCCCGTCCTGAACCCGCCTTTCAACATAACCCGCGCCAGCCACGTCGTGCTGACCGTGCAGGATATTGATGCCTCGAAGGCGTTCTACACCGATCTCGTCGGGCTCATCACCACGGCCGAGGACAGTCAGACCGTCTGGATGCGCGGCCGCGAGGAGGCTTGCCACCACAGCCTCGTTCTGCGCAAGGGCACTACGCCGGACTGCCAGCGCATCGGCCTTCGCGTTCAGACCGACGACGACATCCTGAAAGCGAAGGACTATTTCGACAGCATCGGCACGGCGGCCGAGATCGTCGAGGTCGAACACCAGGGCAAAACCCTGCACGTCACCGATGCCATCGGCATGCCGGTCGAACTGACCGCCTCGATGCCGGTGCAGCCGCGTCTGTTCATGTCCTATGACCGCTACCACGGCGCCTCGGCACAGCGGCTCGACCACTGGCAGATCCAGGCCCAGGACGTGCGCCGCGCCCATGACTTCTGGCACCCGCTGGGGTTCCGCGCCTCGGAATACACCTATTCCATCGACGATGGCGTCGAAAACCTCTGGGGCGTCTGGCTGCAGCGCAAGGGTAACCCGCATGACCTGGTGTTCACCAACGGCCCGGGACCGCGCCTGCACCACTTTGCCTACTTGCTGCGCGACGCCCATGACCTTGTCCATGCCTGCGACGTGGCGGGCGCCATGGGCCTTGGCCAAAGGCTGGAACGCGGGCCGGGTCGGCACGGCATCTCGGGCGCGATGTTCATCTACTTCCGCGACCCCGATGGCCACCGGATCGAGATGTTCAACACCCATTATCAGTGCATCGACTTGGAAGACCCTATCGGCTGGGACCTGAAGGATCCCCGACGCGCCGACCAGTGGGGCCTGCCGGCTCAGGCGAAATGGTTCAACGAGGCGACGACCTTTGCCGGCACCCCGCCCTCGCCGCCCTCGCTTTCCTCGCCGCTGCCGACGCTGGAACGCTTCCTGGGTCTTGCATGA
- a CDS encoding 5-carboxymethyl-2-hydroxymuconate Delta-isomerase: MPHCIVEYSDNLEAEGRIGELLQKIAAQFRSAPEVFPTGGVRIRAWPVHQYVIADGNPEHAFVNVICRIGAGRPLDVRKSFFGATYDIVVQHFAAISNRRGLGITFYVDEADPDGSWKTNSIHAHMKKG; the protein is encoded by the coding sequence GTGCCGCATTGCATTGTCGAGTATTCCGACAACCTGGAAGCCGAGGGGCGCATCGGCGAGCTGTTGCAGAAGATCGCGGCGCAGTTCCGAAGCGCGCCCGAGGTGTTTCCGACCGGCGGTGTGCGCATCCGAGCCTGGCCGGTGCATCAGTATGTGATCGCCGACGGAAATCCCGAACATGCGTTTGTAAACGTCATTTGCCGCATCGGCGCGGGCCGACCGCTGGACGTGCGCAAGTCGTTCTTCGGCGCGACCTACGACATCGTGGTTCAGCATTTCGCAGCGATCAGCAATAGACGGGGCCTCGGGATCACCTTCTATGTCGACGAGGCCGATCCCGATGGATCGTGGAAGACCAACTCGATCCATGCCCACATGAAGAAGGGCTAA
- a CDS encoding dienelactone hydrolase family protein, producing MHRVTSRDHSHDHGETRLVAQVFTPDTGGPRPGLLVVHGARGLDPFILSRAQVLAEAGYTVLAADLWGGRQLLSDPAEIGAHLSAFAGDRALWIGRLAAARAALAGLPECTGRIGALGYCFGGTSVLEMLRAGLDLAGVVSFHAGLDMAADDWSGARGGKALLCTGAEDPLAAPDQLARVTAAMTGAGVDWQAHVYGGVLHGFTEPDGPGRPPFARHDARADRRSWAAMMDFFAETLAPETTA from the coding sequence ATGCATAGGGTCACCTCCCGCGACCATAGCCACGACCATGGCGAGACCAGACTTGTGGCGCAGGTCTTCACCCCAGATACAGGCGGCCCCCGCCCCGGCCTCCTCGTGGTTCACGGCGCGCGCGGGCTGGACCCCTTCATCCTGTCGCGCGCCCAAGTCCTCGCCGAAGCCGGCTACACCGTCCTTGCCGCCGATCTGTGGGGCGGGCGGCAGCTTCTGTCCGATCCGGCCGAGATCGGCGCCCACCTGAGCGCCTTCGCCGGGGATCGGGCGCTGTGGATCGGGCGGCTCGCCGCCGCCCGCGCTGCCCTGGCCGGCCTGCCCGAATGCACCGGCCGCATCGGTGCGCTCGGTTACTGCTTCGGCGGCACATCCGTGCTTGAAATGCTGCGCGCCGGGCTGGACCTGGCCGGGGTCGTCAGCTTCCACGCCGGGCTCGACATGGCGGCCGATGACTGGTCGGGCGCCAGGGGAGGCAAGGCGCTGCTCTGCACCGGCGCGGAGGACCCGCTTGCTGCGCCCGACCAGCTTGCCCGCGTCACCGCCGCCATGACCGGCGCCGGCGTCGACTGGCAGGCTCACGTCTATGGCGGCGTCCTGCACGGCTTCACCGAACCCGATGGCCCAGGCCGCCCGCCCTTTGCACGCCACGACGCCCGCGCCGACCGCCGGTCCTGGGCCGCCATGATGGACTTCTTCGCCGAAACCCTCGCCCCCGAAACCACCGCGTGA
- a CDS encoding SDR family oxidoreductase, with product MDLGITGRRALVCASSQGLGLACATALAREGVAVWLNGRDAAKLDRAAEMLRADLPGVAISTLPADLTTPEGRAAILDALPEVDILVTNNAGPPPGALEDWDEAALLSAVGANMVPAVQLIRAYVPGMRSRRFGRIVNITSAMVKAPHYMMGLSTSARAGLTAISKAISREVVADNVTINNLLPERIDTPRQEFMAQRRMKQEGISREEARARAAATIAAKRFGRPEEFGAACAFLCSDLAGFISGQNLQLDGGSYEGLV from the coding sequence ATGGACCTTGGAATCACCGGCCGCCGCGCCCTCGTCTGCGCCTCTTCTCAGGGTCTCGGCCTGGCCTGCGCCACGGCACTGGCACGCGAAGGCGTCGCGGTCTGGCTGAACGGGCGCGACGCCGCCAAACTCGACCGCGCCGCCGAGATGCTGCGCGCCGACCTGCCCGGCGTGGCCATCTCGACCCTGCCCGCCGATCTGACCACGCCAGAGGGCCGAGCCGCGATCCTGGACGCCCTGCCCGAAGTGGACATCCTGGTCACAAACAACGCCGGCCCGCCCCCCGGCGCGCTTGAGGACTGGGACGAGGCCGCGCTGCTGTCGGCCGTGGGTGCCAACATGGTTCCCGCCGTGCAACTGATCCGCGCCTATGTTCCCGGCATGCGGTCCCGTCGCTTTGGTCGCATCGTCAACATCACCTCGGCCATGGTGAAGGCGCCGCATTACATGATGGGCTTGTCCACCTCGGCCCGCGCCGGTCTGACCGCCATTTCCAAGGCGATCAGCCGCGAGGTCGTGGCGGACAACGTCACCATCAACAACCTGCTGCCCGAACGTATCGACACGCCGCGGCAGGAGTTCATGGCCCAACGCCGAATGAAGCAGGAGGGCATCAGCCGCGAAGAGGCGCGCGCCCGCGCCGCCGCCACCATCGCCGCGAAACGCTTTGGCCGGCCCGAGGAATTCGGCGCCGCCTGCGCCTTCCTCTGTTCGGACCTTGCCGGGTTCATCTCGGGCCAGAATCTGCAACTCGACGGCGGAAGCTACGAGGGCCTGGTCTGA
- a CDS encoding nuclear transport factor 2 family protein, whose amino-acid sequence MRRLDPASDEAQALLAFESQRRRALIAADRAALDQLLHDDLIHVHSSGLVHGKADFIAHVGRMGGFIAIERGALDLRLGQDTALIAGPTRNTVRRLESGETAVLDGYGSVLVTWAAGRWQVLLSQLTIFRTG is encoded by the coding sequence ATGCGCCGGCTGGATCCCGCCTCGGACGAGGCGCAGGCGCTTCTGGCCTTCGAGTCCCAGCGCCGCCGCGCGCTGATCGCCGCCGACAGGGCCGCGCTGGACCAGCTGCTGCATGACGATCTGATCCATGTGCATTCCTCGGGCCTCGTCCATGGCAAGGCAGACTTCATCGCCCATGTCGGCCGGATGGGGGGCTTCATCGCCATCGAGCGCGGCGCGCTGGACCTGCGCCTGGGCCAGGACACGGCCCTAATCGCCGGCCCGACCCGCAACACGGTGCGCCGTCTCGAGTCCGGCGAGACCGCCGTGCTCGACGGCTACGGCTCGGTGCTGGTCACCTGGGCCGCCGGTCGCTGGCAGGTGCTGCTGTCGCAGCTGACCATTTTCCGAACGGGCTGA